One Nostoc punctiforme PCC 73102 DNA window includes the following coding sequences:
- a CDS encoding winged helix-turn-helix domain-containing protein, translated as MYTTESTKYSARTEIGQTSRILVVEDEELIQEMLAVALEEEGYGVITAPDGRSAIEYLKSFETNSGEVPFDLIILDLMLPQINGLDICRLLRHQGNPVPILMLSAKGSETDRVLGLEVGADDYLTKPFSMRELVARCRALLRRQRLSNLPQLPVLKFKDVTLNPQECRVLVRGQEVSLSPKEFRLLELFMSYARRVWSREQLLDQVWGPDFVGDSKTVDVHIRWLREKLEQDPSHPEYIVTVRGFGYRFG; from the coding sequence ATGTATACCACTGAATCGACCAAATACTCTGCCAGAACGGAAATTGGACAAACCAGCCGTATTCTAGTAGTAGAAGATGAAGAATTAATCCAGGAAATGCTAGCTGTAGCCCTGGAAGAAGAAGGTTACGGGGTGATAACTGCACCCGATGGGCGATCTGCTATAGAGTATCTCAAAAGTTTTGAAACCAACTCAGGGGAAGTTCCCTTTGATTTGATCATTCTTGATTTGATGCTGCCACAAATCAATGGGCTAGATATATGCCGTTTGCTGCGTCATCAAGGAAACCCAGTTCCGATTTTAATGCTCAGTGCTAAGGGTAGTGAAACTGACCGCGTTCTGGGGTTAGAGGTGGGAGCAGATGACTACCTGACCAAACCTTTTAGTATGCGCGAGTTAGTGGCTCGTTGCCGCGCTTTACTCCGCCGCCAACGCCTAAGTAATTTACCACAACTACCAGTATTAAAATTCAAAGATGTTACTTTGAATCCTCAAGAATGTCGGGTGCTGGTTCGTGGTCAAGAGGTGAGCCTTTCACCTAAAGAGTTCCGCTTGCTGGAATTGTTTATGAGTTATGCCCGGAGGGTATGGTCGCGGGAACAATTACTAGATCAGGTTTGGGGGCCAGATTTCGTTGGTGATAGTAAAACTGTAGACGTTCATATTCGCTGGTTGCGCGAAAAATTAGAGCAAGACCCCAGTCATCCCGAATATATTGTGACTGTACGAGGTTTTGGCTATAGGTTTGGATAA
- a CDS encoding sensor histidine kinase, whose product MLLLGFFLGLAVGIGFWIWQQVQLNRYLGRLFRPLTSHSSKKGLLLIPGLWQEIAMVKQQRQDLQQSLQTYQDLLDFAPVGYLQVDEENQLLWCNRQAQEILYLQRWQPEEIRLLLELVRSYELDHLIEQTRDRQKPQTGEWIFHPSCDDAAEMPTLKSLALRASSLPLPNGQVGVFLENRQPLLDINQVRDRSFSDLAHELRTPLTSIRLVVETLQIRLEPPLNRWVNRLMQEVDRLINLVQSWLDLTQMEANPTMQLQAKAVELRSLITSVWETLEPLAQRHHLSLSYSGPENLWIKADQARIFQVFLNLLDNSIKYSPPSTSIRVEAKILSTKNNDATSPILEINLIDSGVGFSEADLPHVFERFYRGDKARTHSPQDSNSIGAIVGNGLGLAIVEQILIAHGGSIKAMNHPETGGAWMQLQFPEVMANSLSQDYS is encoded by the coding sequence ATGCTTTTATTGGGATTTTTTCTGGGTTTAGCAGTAGGCATTGGGTTTTGGATTTGGCAACAGGTTCAACTTAACCGCTACCTGGGGCGCTTATTCCGACCGTTAACCTCGCATTCTTCCAAGAAGGGACTGCTGCTGATTCCTGGGTTATGGCAGGAAATAGCGATGGTGAAACAGCAACGCCAAGATTTGCAGCAATCATTGCAAACTTACCAAGACTTGCTAGATTTTGCACCAGTGGGATATTTGCAGGTAGATGAGGAAAATCAACTGCTGTGGTGTAATCGGCAGGCGCAGGAAATTTTGTATCTGCAAAGGTGGCAACCAGAAGAAATACGTTTACTACTAGAGTTAGTACGGTCTTACGAACTTGACCATTTAATTGAGCAAACTCGCGATCGCCAAAAACCACAGACGGGAGAATGGATATTTCATCCATCTTGTGATGATGCGGCAGAGATGCCAACACTAAAATCTCTGGCTTTGCGGGCATCTAGTTTGCCTTTACCTAATGGACAAGTAGGAGTATTTTTAGAAAATCGTCAACCCCTATTAGATATAAATCAAGTACGCGATCGCTCTTTTTCCGATTTAGCCCACGAACTCAGAACGCCCTTGACTTCGATTCGCTTGGTGGTGGAAACTTTACAAATTCGCTTGGAACCACCTCTAAATCGCTGGGTTAACCGTTTGATGCAGGAAGTCGATCGGCTGATTAACTTAGTGCAAAGCTGGTTAGACCTCACCCAAATGGAAGCAAACCCAACCATGCAATTGCAAGCCAAAGCTGTAGAATTGCGATCGCTAATTACATCTGTTTGGGAAACACTAGAACCTCTAGCACAGCGCCACCATCTATCTCTTTCTTATTCTGGCCCAGAAAATCTTTGGATTAAAGCAGATCAAGCCCGGATTTTTCAAGTTTTTCTCAACTTGCTAGACAACAGTATTAAATACAGTCCTCCTTCTACAAGTATTCGTGTTGAAGCGAAAATCTTATCAACAAAAAATAATGATGCTACTTCTCCAATTCTAGAAATAAATCTTATTGATTCTGGAGTCGGGTTTTCTGAGGCAGATTTACCCCACGTTTTTGAGCGATTTTATCGAGGAGATAAGGCACGAACCCATTCTCCACAAGATAGTAACTCCATCGGGGCGATCGTTGGCAATGGATTAGGATTAGCGATCGTCGAGCAAATTCTGATCGCCCACGGTGGCTCAATCAAAGCTATGAACCATCCAGAGACCGGTGGTGCGTGGATGCAACTTCAATTTCCTGAAGTTATGGCAAACTCCTTAAGCCAAGACTATAGTTAG
- the phoU gene encoding phosphate signaling complex protein PhoU — translation MKAVHYGSNPQRPELARAIRRLERDVLRMGALVEQSFRLSHQALFARNLTAAEELPLLDKKIDRFYRQIESDCTAIMTLQAPTAQDLRCLSAFMQLVRDLERIGDYAEDLAEIAIKIFPYAPHTCLSEIEAMSLHAQAMLATSLKALGDFDEGGGRRLKHLDDTVDDAYDRVYQTLAQQRDVPGVVEPIVLLALAIRCLERMADHATNIGQRVAYIVTGQRS, via the coding sequence GTGAAAGCTGTCCATTATGGTTCCAATCCTCAAAGACCCGAACTAGCACGCGCCATTAGGCGCTTAGAACGGGACGTATTACGCATGGGTGCTTTGGTAGAACAATCATTTCGCCTCAGCCACCAAGCGTTATTTGCTCGTAACTTAACAGCAGCTGAGGAACTTCCTCTATTAGATAAAAAGATTGATCGCTTTTATCGTCAAATCGAATCAGACTGTACGGCGATTATGACGCTGCAAGCGCCTACGGCTCAAGATTTGCGCTGCTTGAGTGCCTTTATGCAACTGGTGCGAGACTTAGAGCGCATTGGCGATTATGCTGAAGATTTAGCTGAGATTGCGATTAAAATTTTTCCTTATGCGCCTCATACGTGTTTATCTGAAATTGAAGCCATGTCCCTTCACGCGCAGGCAATGCTAGCAACTAGCTTGAAGGCTTTGGGAGATTTCGATGAAGGCGGTGGTCGACGTTTAAAGCACCTAGATGATACTGTAGACGATGCTTACGATCGCGTTTATCAAACTTTAGCCCAACAACGGGATGTACCTGGTGTAGTCGAGCCAATTGTGCTGCTAGCACTGGCAATTCGTTGTCTAGAACGGATGGCAGATCATGCAACTAATATCGGTCAGAGGGTGGCATATATTGTCACCGGTCAACGCTCTTAA
- a CDS encoding glycosyltransferase, with protein sequence MKTNSSNSLLAVPTGPLKISELPPNNVGTSGESIHLSLVIPTYKERDNIQNVVSILSQLLDESIPGNYELIVVDDDSPDRTWEIAQSLTTEYPQLRVMRREQERGLSSAVIRGWQAATGSVLGVIDGDLQHPPEVLMQLLRSVEQGADLAVASRHVEGGGVSSWSVVRRLLSRGAQLLGLVILPGVLGRVSDPMSGYFMVRRSAIANATLNPVGYKILLEVIGRGKVDEVAEVGYVFCERKEGESKVTWKQYIDYIHHLVRLRLTGGNKKQKLTQQTGFPIGRFIRFGLVGLSGVFVDMTILYLLSDPTTLAWPLTRSKIMAGEIAILNNFLWNDAWTFADVSARQQEWHQRLKRFLKFNAICLAGLVLNVLVLNLVFNFLIPNRYIANFIAIAVATIWNFWINLKLSWRVTEVK encoded by the coding sequence ATGAAGACAAACTCATCCAACTCGCTGTTAGCAGTACCAACAGGCCCACTAAAGATTTCAGAGTTGCCCCCTAATAATGTGGGTACAAGTGGTGAATCTATCCATTTATCTCTAGTAATTCCCACTTATAAAGAGCGTGACAACATCCAAAATGTGGTCAGTATATTGAGTCAGTTACTGGATGAATCAATTCCAGGAAACTATGAACTAATTGTGGTAGACGATGATAGCCCAGACCGAACTTGGGAGATAGCACAATCCCTGACAACAGAATACCCTCAATTGCGGGTGATGCGACGAGAACAAGAACGGGGGCTGTCTTCGGCAGTGATTCGTGGGTGGCAAGCAGCTACGGGAAGTGTGTTAGGGGTGATTGATGGAGATTTGCAGCATCCGCCAGAGGTGCTGATGCAACTTTTGCGTAGTGTTGAGCAGGGAGCGGATTTGGCAGTAGCTAGTCGTCATGTTGAAGGAGGCGGTGTTAGTAGCTGGAGTGTTGTCAGGCGTTTATTGTCTCGTGGCGCTCAATTATTAGGCTTGGTTATTTTACCGGGAGTACTGGGCAGAGTTTCTGACCCTATGAGTGGTTATTTTATGGTGCGCCGAAGTGCGATCGCTAATGCAACACTCAATCCAGTGGGATACAAAATTCTCTTAGAAGTAATTGGCCGGGGAAAGGTAGATGAAGTTGCCGAAGTTGGATATGTATTTTGTGAACGCAAAGAGGGTGAAAGCAAAGTTACATGGAAACAATACATAGATTACATTCACCATTTAGTAAGGTTACGGCTAACCGGAGGTAATAAAAAACAAAAACTTACTCAACAAACGGGTTTCCCCATTGGCCGATTTATCCGCTTTGGCTTAGTAGGACTGAGTGGGGTATTTGTGGATATGACAATTCTTTATTTACTCAGCGATCCCACTACCTTGGCTTGGCCTCTAACACGCAGCAAAATTATGGCTGGTGAAATTGCGATTTTAAATAATTTTTTGTGGAATGACGCTTGGACATTTGCTGATGTCAGCGCTAGACAGCAAGAATGGCATCAACGCCTAAAGCGGTTTTTGAAGTTCAACGCTATTTGCCTGGCTGGATTGGTATTGAATGTACTGGTATTAAATTTGGTATTCAATTTTCTTATTCCTAACCGTTATATTGCCAACTTTATTGCGATCGCAGTTGCTACTATCTGGAATTTCTGGATTAATTTGAAACTTAGCTGGCGCGTCACCGAAGTAAAATAA
- a CDS encoding Crp/Fnr family transcriptional regulator, whose protein sequence is MIYSTTPTSNSSAVSNSSALSGRLSQQIFTRREIIPLQNDVLWRIEYGAVRTLTWGEDGTFITLGYWGLGDLIGYPLSRVKPYQIECLTGVEVSIVPPHLWHQDINALLSHIQQAEDLLSIVHRKPISLRLWQFLVWLSEKFGRDVDKGKLIDLNVTHQDIAEVLNTTRVTVTRLLQQLEEEGTVLRHKRRIILRLPNKLIKNYGSAVC, encoded by the coding sequence ATGATATATTCTACAACTCCTACTTCAAACTCTTCTGCCGTGTCAAATAGCTCTGCTTTAAGCGGACGATTGTCCCAGCAGATATTTACCCGTAGGGAAATAATTCCACTTCAAAATGACGTACTTTGGCGTATTGAATACGGTGCAGTTCGTACCTTAACATGGGGTGAAGATGGAACATTCATCACTCTTGGTTATTGGGGATTAGGGGATCTGATTGGCTATCCTTTATCTAGGGTCAAGCCCTACCAAATTGAATGTCTCACAGGCGTGGAAGTAAGCATTGTACCGCCTCATTTGTGGCATCAAGATATTAATGCTTTGTTGTCCCATATTCAACAGGCAGAGGATCTACTAAGTATTGTGCATCGAAAACCAATTTCGCTGCGCTTATGGCAATTTTTGGTGTGGTTAAGTGAAAAATTTGGACGTGATGTAGATAAGGGCAAGCTAATTGATTTAAATGTTACCCATCAAGATATTGCTGAAGTATTAAATACGACGCGAGTAACAGTTACCCGACTTTTACAGCAATTGGAAGAAGAAGGAACAGTTCTACGCCACAAACGCCGCATTATTTTGCGTTTACCCAATAAATTAATTAAAAATTATGGTTCAGCAGTATGTTAG
- a CDS encoding iron uptake porin: MTKRFWNLFKVSPVIVAATFFVANSALAAEVNEQVTNAAQLSEAQDSNDMSQVTSVSQFSDVQPTDWAFQALQSLVERYGCIAGYPNSTYRGNRALTRYEFAAGLNACLDRVNELIATATADLVSKQDLATLQRLQEEYSAELATLRGRVDGLEARTSELEANQFSTTTKLVGEAIFAVSDVFGDTRAARGGNPTQDLNSNTTFSDRVRLKLYSSFTGTDQLETRLNAGNIVSNRGNDALGTGTGTNMSRLGFDGDTGNSVSIDKLNYAFNLTDAVRVKVDAIGAELYENVNNFNSDFASSGRGALSRYGRFSPIYRQGQGGSGVTVTFNPKGAISLSGAYLARTANDPTLNNGLLDGDNAIFGQLSFQPTKAFNIGLTYARTYQTNLVNNTVNNNLFQGTGSIFANNPFGNNTRTISNNYGVEATFQFSPTLAISGWGGYTTADAITGANAGTDADVWYWAGALALKDFGGEGNVLGIIFGQPPKVTGGSIKNVAGNTTFDDNTSYHLEGLYKYKVSDNIQVTPGLLVIFNPEHNDANDTEYVATLRTTFSF; the protein is encoded by the coding sequence ATGACAAAACGATTCTGGAATCTTTTTAAGGTTAGTCCAGTTATTGTAGCTGCGACATTTTTTGTTGCGAATAGCGCTCTAGCTGCTGAAGTCAACGAACAAGTAACAAATGCTGCCCAGTTATCTGAAGCTCAAGACTCTAATGATATGAGTCAGGTAACATCAGTTTCGCAATTTTCAGATGTGCAACCCACAGATTGGGCATTCCAAGCTTTACAATCTCTAGTTGAGCGCTACGGCTGTATTGCAGGTTATCCCAACAGTACCTATCGTGGGAACCGTGCTTTGACCCGTTATGAATTTGCCGCAGGTTTGAATGCCTGTTTAGATCGGGTTAACGAACTGATTGCTACAGCTACTGCCGATTTGGTCAGCAAACAAGATTTAGCTACTTTACAGCGCTTACAAGAAGAATATTCTGCTGAATTAGCAACTCTGCGCGGTCGTGTGGATGGACTAGAAGCTCGCACTTCTGAGTTGGAAGCTAATCAGTTCTCTACTACCACCAAGTTGGTTGGAGAAGCAATTTTCGCAGTGTCTGATGTTTTTGGTGACACTAGAGCCGCTCGTGGTGGCAATCCTACTCAAGACTTGAATTCCAATACCACTTTTAGCGATCGCGTTCGTTTGAAATTGTACAGCAGTTTCACTGGTACAGACCAGTTGGAAACACGTCTAAATGCTGGCAATATCGTCTCCAATCGTGGTAATGATGCATTGGGTACTGGTACTGGTACCAATATGAGCCGCTTAGGTTTTGATGGAGATACTGGCAACAGCGTTAGCATCGATAAACTCAACTATGCTTTCAACTTGACTGATGCAGTACGTGTCAAAGTTGATGCCATTGGTGCTGAATTATACGAAAACGTTAATAACTTCAACTCTGACTTTGCAAGCTCTGGTAGAGGTGCGCTCTCACGTTATGGACGTTTCAGCCCCATATATCGCCAAGGTCAAGGTGGCAGTGGTGTAACTGTTACCTTCAACCCTAAAGGCGCTATCAGTTTAAGCGGTGCTTATCTAGCTAGAACTGCTAATGACCCTACCCTTAATAATGGGTTGTTGGATGGTGATAACGCTATCTTTGGTCAGTTATCTTTCCAACCCACCAAAGCCTTTAATATTGGTCTAACTTACGCTCGTACTTATCAAACTAATCTTGTTAACAATACTGTTAACAATAACCTTTTCCAAGGTACAGGTAGTATTTTTGCTAACAATCCCTTTGGGAATAACACTCGTACTATATCCAACAACTACGGTGTAGAAGCTACCTTCCAATTTAGCCCGACGTTAGCTATTAGTGGTTGGGGAGGTTATACAACTGCTGATGCGATTACTGGTGCTAATGCAGGTACAGATGCAGACGTTTGGTATTGGGCTGGAGCGCTTGCTTTAAAAGACTTTGGTGGCGAAGGCAACGTTTTAGGTATCATCTTTGGTCAACCACCCAAAGTTACTGGTGGTAGCATCAAAAATGTCGCTGGTAATACTACCTTCGACGACAATACCTCTTATCACTTAGAGGGTCTTTACAAGTACAAGGTTTCCGATAATATTCAGGTAACACCTGGCTTGTTGGTAATCTTCAATCCAGAACACAACGACGCTAACGACACTGAATACGTAGCTACCCTGCGTACTACTTTCTCCTTCTAA
- a CDS encoding DUF3318 domain-containing protein, whose protein sequence is MEPNVEIRRLLDVMPASGRMTTKIVSKPEQAKVIDASFPQPWNQTRPIYINFDLWRCLAKPQRDLLLLQMVSWLTGVKWFKPDIYQGVVLVGMLGGLLEASQSDVVGVAIAGGLSAIAAFRIWRTNKSQESELNADAAAIRIAQRRGYSEAEAAQHLLLAIEAVAKIEGRSGLNFTELIRCQNLRAIAGLSPVGMPESYDK, encoded by the coding sequence ATGGAGCCAAATGTTGAAATTCGCCGTTTGTTAGATGTAATGCCTGCTTCTGGTCGGATGACGACAAAAATCGTTAGTAAGCCAGAACAGGCGAAAGTGATTGATGCGTCCTTTCCCCAACCCTGGAATCAGACGCGACCAATATATATTAATTTCGATTTATGGCGTTGCCTAGCCAAGCCGCAACGAGATTTGCTGCTGTTGCAGATGGTTAGCTGGTTGACGGGGGTGAAGTGGTTTAAACCCGACATTTATCAAGGTGTCGTGCTAGTGGGGATGTTAGGCGGCTTATTAGAAGCATCACAGTCAGATGTGGTGGGTGTAGCCATAGCTGGGGGATTAAGTGCGATCGCTGCTTTTCGGATCTGGCGTACTAATAAATCTCAAGAGTCAGAGTTAAATGCCGATGCAGCAGCAATTCGCATAGCACAACGGCGCGGTTATTCAGAAGCGGAAGCAGCGCAGCACCTATTGTTGGCAATTGAAGCGGTAGCAAAAATTGAAGGGCGTTCTGGTTTAAATTTTACTGAGTTGATTCGTTGCCAAAATCTCAGAGCGATCGCAGGCTTATCACCAGTGGGTATGCCAGAAAGTTATGATAAGTAG
- the crtH gene encoding carotenoid isomerase, giving the protein MTNDAIVIGSGIGGLVTATQLAAKGAKVLVLERYLIPGGSAGYFERQGYRFDVGASMIFGLGQNGTTNLLTRALTAVNVSQDAIADPVQIHYHLPQGLDLKVDRVYEKFLQNLIAHFPHEEKGIRRFYDECQKVFKCLNSMDLLSLEEPWYLLRVFFQHPLACLGLVKYLPQNAGDFARRYIKDPKLLKFIDMECYCWSVVPSDMTPMINAGMVFSDRHYGGVNYPKGGVGQIAQKLVEGLEKAGGKIQYKARVTKILTEKGKAVGVQLANGKVYRGKRIVSNATRWDTFEQLLPAEEMPLNEKKWQQNYQKSPSFLSLHIGVKESVLPVGTECHHILLEGWEKMTAVEGTIFVSIPTLLDPDLAPSGYHIIHAFTPHWIDDWQELSPSEYKAKKEEAAGRIIDRLEKIFPGLDAGLDYLEVGTPRTHRRFLGRQDGSYGPIPRRKLRGLLKMPFNRTAIPGLYCVGDSTFPGQGLNAVAFSGFACAHRIAVDLGF; this is encoded by the coding sequence ATGACAAATGACGCAATCGTGATTGGGTCTGGTATTGGTGGGTTAGTAACAGCGACCCAACTAGCGGCTAAGGGGGCAAAAGTGCTGGTGCTGGAACGTTATTTGATTCCAGGTGGTAGCGCAGGTTATTTTGAACGCCAAGGCTACCGATTTGATGTTGGTGCATCGATGATTTTTGGGCTAGGACAAAACGGCACTACAAACTTACTCACCCGTGCTTTGACAGCTGTGAATGTTAGCCAAGATGCGATCGCAGATCCGGTGCAGATTCACTATCATCTACCCCAAGGTTTAGACCTGAAGGTTGACCGGGTTTATGAAAAATTTTTGCAAAATCTTATTGCTCATTTTCCCCATGAAGAAAAAGGGATTCGTCGCTTTTATGACGAATGCCAAAAAGTATTCAAGTGTCTCAACAGCATGGATTTACTGTCGTTGGAAGAACCTTGGTATTTACTGCGGGTATTTTTTCAGCATCCTTTGGCGTGTCTCGGTTTAGTTAAGTATCTGCCCCAAAATGCTGGGGATTTTGCCAGACGCTACATCAAAGATCCTAAACTATTAAAATTTATCGATATGGAATGTTATTGCTGGTCGGTGGTTCCGTCAGACATGACACCAATGATTAATGCTGGAATGGTCTTTTCTGACAGGCATTATGGTGGAGTTAACTATCCCAAAGGCGGAGTAGGACAAATTGCCCAAAAACTGGTGGAAGGTCTAGAAAAAGCTGGGGGTAAGATTCAGTACAAAGCTAGAGTCACGAAAATCCTCACAGAAAAGGGAAAAGCGGTAGGTGTGCAACTGGCGAATGGTAAAGTATATCGGGGTAAACGCATAGTTTCTAATGCCACACGCTGGGATACGTTTGAGCAACTACTACCAGCAGAAGAAATGCCACTTAATGAGAAAAAGTGGCAACAGAATTATCAAAAATCTCCCAGCTTCTTGAGTTTACATATAGGGGTAAAAGAGTCAGTTTTACCTGTGGGGACAGAGTGCCATCATATTTTGCTGGAAGGTTGGGAAAAGATGACGGCAGTGGAAGGGACAATTTTTGTTTCGATTCCCACATTGCTTGACCCAGATTTAGCGCCAAGTGGATATCACATCATTCATGCCTTCACGCCTCACTGGATTGATGATTGGCAAGAACTTTCTCCAAGCGAGTACAAAGCGAAGAAAGAAGAGGCGGCTGGGCGAATTATTGACCGCCTAGAGAAGATTTTTCCTGGCTTAGATGCTGGATTGGATTATCTAGAGGTAGGCACACCCCGCACCCATCGCCGCTTTTTGGGTCGTCAGGATGGCAGTTATGGGCCAATTCCCAGGCGTAAGCTGCGGGGGTTATTGAAGATGCCCTTTAATCGCACAGCCATTCCAGGACTTTATTGTGTCGGGGATAGTACCTTTCCTGGTCAGGGATTGAATGCAGTAGCTTTTTCTGGGTTTGCTTGCGCCCACCGGATTGCTGTAGATTTAGGATTTTAA
- the upp gene encoding uracil phosphoribosyltransferase, translating to MTLQLRVYVPPHPLIKHWLAVARDAGTPSVLFRSAMTELGRWLTYEAARDWLPTQETAVQTPLDTCPATVIDPQIPVAVVPILRAGLGLLEGAQTLLPLASVYHLGLARDEETLQPHCYLNKLPEKFDPQTRVLITDPMLATGGSIMATMAELTQRGADPSLTRIVCVVAAPPALQKLSEAYPGLIVYTATIDEKLNSKGFIVPGLGDAGDRTFGT from the coding sequence ATGACGCTACAATTGCGCGTTTATGTTCCACCCCATCCCCTGATCAAACACTGGCTGGCAGTCGCCCGTGATGCAGGCACGCCTTCAGTATTATTTCGCAGCGCCATGACTGAGTTGGGAAGATGGCTGACTTATGAAGCTGCGCGAGACTGGTTGCCGACCCAAGAAACAGCAGTGCAGACTCCTTTGGATACCTGTCCAGCAACTGTGATCGATCCGCAAATACCAGTAGCAGTAGTACCGATTCTGCGGGCTGGACTAGGATTGCTTGAAGGAGCGCAGACTTTATTACCTTTAGCATCGGTTTATCATCTTGGCTTGGCGCGAGATGAAGAAACACTGCAACCTCATTGTTATCTAAACAAGTTGCCAGAAAAATTTGACCCCCAAACACGAGTGTTAATTACCGATCCCATGTTGGCAACAGGAGGGTCGATTATGGCTACAATGGCAGAATTAACACAACGGGGTGCCGATCCTTCCCTGACCCGGATTGTTTGCGTAGTGGCGGCTCCACCAGCTTTGCAAAAACTGAGTGAAGCTTATCCAGGTTTAATCGTTTACACCGCTACTATTGACGAAAAACTCAACAGTAAGGGGTTTATTGTACCGGGATTAGGAGATGCAGGCGATCGCACATTTGGGACTTAA
- a CDS encoding YggT family protein, whose protein sequence is MSLLITTLVTFVTFYSYLLIIRVLLTWFPTINWYNQPFAALAQISDPYLNLFRSIIPPLGGMDFSPILAFLALNLAGDLLRTLARLPFAQGF, encoded by the coding sequence ATGAGTTTACTGATTACCACACTAGTTACCTTTGTCACCTTTTATAGCTATTTACTAATTATCCGGGTTTTGTTGACCTGGTTCCCGACAATCAACTGGTATAACCAGCCATTTGCCGCTTTAGCCCAGATCAGCGATCCTTATTTGAATCTATTCCGCTCAATTATTCCCCCATTGGGCGGCATGGATTTTTCTCCGATCTTAGCTTTCTTAGCACTCAACTTAGCTGGCGATCTTCTGAGAACCTTAGCTCGTTTGCCATTCGCGCAAGGATTTTGA
- a CDS encoding alpha/beta hydrolase → MFLNPKIVFSWLVFLLSFTSLFLSSWILLPAPNMSLLTLAVGAPEVSPWLLLLNLFSLLLSFLCIRRYRIRRLTSIFSSIGLLICAWVLANIPLTQMQMDKAMKQGLGTDYLEQIPVQVRAKMQTHPFNLVNFFGGIQLGKTRHQKDILFASPAVMPLKMEVYQPPQVGKYPAVVVIYGGAWQYGNPQANSEFNQYIAHQGYTVFAIDYRHAPKYQFPTQLDDVRTALNFIRKNAATYEADPERMVLIGRSAGAHLAMLAAYQPDAPPIRAVINYYGPVNLPEGYKTPPVPDPINTRAVLKAFLGGSLEELPNQYKIASPINYLTHPLPPTLLIYGSRDHLVEARFGRQMYERLHNSGNTAVFLQIPWAEHAFDAVFNGVSNQLALYNTERFLAWALFKK, encoded by the coding sequence TTTCTCAGTTCTTGGATTCTTCTTCCGGCTCCAAATATGTCTTTACTCACGCTAGCAGTAGGAGCGCCAGAAGTCAGTCCTTGGTTATTGTTATTAAATTTATTCTCTTTATTGCTTTCTTTTCTCTGCATCCGTCGCTATAGAATACGGCGTTTAACTTCCATTTTTAGTTCAATAGGATTGCTAATTTGTGCATGGGTGCTGGCGAATATTCCCCTAACTCAAATGCAGATGGATAAAGCAATGAAGCAAGGTTTGGGAACAGACTATCTAGAGCAGATTCCAGTCCAAGTAAGGGCTAAAATGCAAACTCATCCCTTTAACTTAGTTAATTTTTTCGGGGGTATTCAATTAGGAAAAACTCGTCATCAAAAAGATATTCTTTTTGCTTCTCCTGCGGTAATGCCTTTAAAAATGGAAGTTTACCAGCCCCCACAGGTAGGGAAATATCCAGCAGTGGTAGTAATTTATGGTGGAGCTTGGCAATATGGAAACCCTCAGGCCAATTCTGAGTTTAATCAATATATCGCTCATCAGGGATATACAGTATTTGCGATCGACTATCGACACGCACCTAAATATCAGTTTCCAACTCAGTTAGATGATGTGCGTACAGCCTTAAATTTTATTCGCAAAAATGCAGCAACTTATGAAGCCGATCCAGAACGTATGGTGCTTATAGGACGTTCTGCGGGAGCGCACCTAGCAATGCTAGCGGCTTATCAACCAGATGCACCACCCATTCGGGCTGTAATTAACTATTACGGGCCTGTTAACTTGCCTGAAGGATACAAAACGCCACCAGTTCCCGATCCTATCAACACCCGCGCTGTTTTAAAGGCATTTCTCGGTGGTTCATTAGAAGAATTGCCTAATCAGTATAAAATTGCTTCACCCATAAATTACTTGACGCACCCTTTACCACCAACTTTATTAATTTACGGCAGTCGTGACCATTTGGTGGAAGCACGATTTGGCAGACAAATGTATGAAAGGTTACATAACTCTGGCAATACTGCGGTTTTTCTACAAATTCCTTGGGCAGAACACGCTTTTGATGCAGTTTTCAACGGTGTGAGCAATCAATTAGCGTTATATAATACCGAGAGGTTTTTAGCTTGGGCTTTGTTCAAGAAATAA